The region GCACCACGAGCACGGGCGGAACACCACCACTGATGCAACGCACGGCGCAAGCGCGATGCGGCGTAAGTTCGCCCGGATTCATCACGCCGAGAAAACATTTGCTGTCCACGATTTCGCCCACAAAAGTTTCTTTGCCGAGCGACATGGTCGGCGGAATCGCCGCTGCGGGTGTTTTGGCATCGGCTTGAATCCATTCGTTTCGTGTCTCAAGCATGGTTTGATTGTCGCGATATATCAGCGCGCCCTTGAGCTTGACCGGATGGCCGTCGAGCGGCGCGAGGACGGCATGGTCGAGTCCAAATTTCCACTGCGCCACCAAATAATACGTTGAGTAATCGGACGCGATGCCATCGCCGTTGGGACGCGGGACGAGCAAATGCGGATAAGGCGATAATTCGAGGATGCCGGAAAAGTTTTTTTCCTCGCCATACTCGAACATCGCGCGGCCAATCGTGTGTTGCGACACGGCGAAAGCAATCGGCGCGATCAAGGCCAACAACAGCAAAGCAATGACGGTTTTGCGCACTTTTTTGCCGACACCTGGCGCGGCCTTCGCTTCCCAGCCGATGTAAAATTCATCGCTCATGTGGTGATCAATGCGGGTTCGGCGCGCACGCCGGCGGGGTTCGGTTTTCGTTGCACAAGCACGCGGCCATTTTTCACACGCACGTTGAAGGTCGGGACTTTTTCAACGAACGGCGGCGGCGAAGCGCCGGTATCGGGTTGATACTGGTAGCCATGCCACGGACAGGTGATGCAGCCGGAGACAATCTTGCCTTCGCCCAGCGGACCGTTTTGATGCTGGCAAACATTAGAGACGGCCGAGATTTTCCCATCGTATTTAAAGATGGCTACGCGCTCATCGGACAAACAAATCATGCGCGCGCGATTTTCGGGAATGTCCGAGACGGCGCAGACGTCAACGAATTCTTCCGGCGGCTGGCCGATATGCCATTCCGCATCCAGCCGGATTTCGCGGCGGGCGGCTTTCAGGTGCACGCTGGCAACCGTCACGAAACCGATTGCGACGGCGACCGTGTAAACCGGGCTGGTTTCACTTTGCAGAATTCCAAATACCACATGCAGCACGAGCAGTGCGTACGCGACATATACCAACATGTGCAAAGATTTCCAGACGGGCGCGCTCAAGTTCGCGAGCCAGAAATCGTGGCTGGTCGCCGCCATGAGAAACAAAATCACCAGCGCAAAAAAACCGAAGGCTTGGAACGGCACGGTAAAGATCGTTCCTTTAAATGGAGTAGAGACGAAAATGGCCAGGAAAGGATTGACGTCTCCGCCCGCGTGATAGGTCGCGAGGACGAAGATCGCATGGACGAGCGCGAGAATAAACATCGTCACTCCCGCATGCCGACGGTTGTAAAGTAGCGGAAGATATTTTGGATTGAGGCGGCAGAGCGGGCCGATGCACAGGATGACATGCAGCAACAGAAACGCGGCCGTGCCAAAGGCGCGCATGATCATGATCTCGTCGGTGACGTAGGGAAAAAGTTTTTCCGTCAGCACCGCGAACAAGCCGAGATAAATCGCCACGCCGCCAATCAGCACGGCATCGTAAAACCGTTTCTGCCGATTCCATTGAACTGCGACGTAGGCGGTTCCCATAATTTATGGATGCTTTAGGTCGAACGGGTGGGAAACGGTGACGACTTGCTGCTCGGCCAAACTGTAAAGCATGAATGAGCCCTCTCCAATCGTCACACTCGTGGGCACTGGCAGAACCACGCGCGAATTAAAACCCCCGAGCAGCACGGCGTTCGCGGGCAATTTATTTGTCTCGCCGCCTTTTGGAATCCAATAAACCAGCACGTCCGGCTTGACGATGGATTGCCCGCCTGAAAATTCCACGGCATACTCACCGCCATTTCTATCTTCGCGCCGGACTATCACCTCGATTAGCAGACCGTCAAACAAAGTATAATCACTTCCAATTTCCGCCTTAAATTTTCCCCAGAGATTGAGCCCGGGCGGCAATGCGGCCACGTTTGGAATCGGCTTCCTCGCGGCGATGCCAATGGCAAAAACGATCGGCAGAAAAATGCCGAGAGTCATGGCCGCACGGCGATGGCGCTGTCGCAAAGCCAAAATCATGGCGCTCTCCTTTCGTGCGCGGCGCGGCGATGGGCATTGCACTCTTCCGGCGGCTCGGTGACGCCGGATTTCCAGCGCCGCAACAGCAACGGCCAAAACGCGGCGGCTCCGGGAATGATCAGCAGGCGAAATCCCCAACTGCCACGCGCCGCATGCGGATCTATTTTCTTTACGCCGGCGCAGGCAAAAAGGATCGCGAACAAAAATCCGCAGGCCAGATATATGGCCAATAAAATGAGGAATGCTGCCGCGATCATGCGCTGGTTAGTCGAAGCGACGCATAAATCCTTACACTATTTGGACTGATGGTAAATAGGGAAGGATGAGATGTGGAGGGTGGTATTTCGGTCTGAGAAATTTACAACGTGTACCCGTCCCTATGAGCGCCGATTTCGCCAGGCCAAAAATTCGACGGTTATTGACCGCCGTTACAGTTCAAACTGATACACTTCCTACCGCCGGAAGATACAGCGTGAAGGTTGTGCCTTCGCCGATTTTCGTGTGGACATGGCAGGCGGCCTTGGCTTCTTTGATCAGGCGCTGCACGACGTTCAGGCCGAGACCCGTGCCTTGCGAGACGGATTTGGTCGTGAAGTAGGGATCGAAAATCTTGGGCAAAACCTCTGCGGGAATTCCCGGGCCGGTATCGCACACGGTAACCGCCAGCAACGGGCCGAAGTTGCGAAAATTTTCGCGGTTGATGAGGCGGTCCTCGGGGCCATCAACGAACTTTGACAAGTCCAGCGGCTGATGAACGCGATGGCCGGAAATGCGGACGGAATGTTTCTCCGGCGTGCATTGAAAACCATTGACCGCCAGGTTGAGCAAAATCTGGATGAGGTCCGTGCCATTTATCTTGATGGCGACTTCCTCGGTCATTGGCTCGATGTGAAATTCGTTTTCCTTGACGCTGGGATGGACGCGGATGAGCTGGTTCAAATCGGTCAGGATGTGATTTACGATGACCGCGGGATTTTCCTCGGGCTTCTGGCGCAGGAAACTGAGATAACGGCGGGAAATCTCGATGCAGTTGGTGACCTGGCGCGTGATCGTCTTGAGCCGGTCTTTCACGAAATCCAAATCATCGCCTTCGAGCCGGTTACTCGCGCCGATGCGCTGGCTCATCAACTGAATGAAACCGGAGATGACCGTGAGCGGGCCATTGATGTCATGGATGATGCTCGCGTAAATCTCGCCGCGGGTGCGGGTGATTTCCTCGTTGGTCTTCTGATTTTGAAGTTCCTTTTGAAGCTCCTGCAACTGGTCGCTGTTGTTGCGGATCTCCTCGCCGAGCGAGCGGCGTTCCATGGCGCTGGCCACGGCCTTGCGCATCGTGGAAATATCGAAAGGCTTGTTGAGATAATCGCACGCGCCCAACCGCAAAGCGAAGCGCAAAGTATCCACCGTCTCGTAGGCGGTGAGCATGATGACTTCGATGGCGGGGTCAACGGCCTTGAGATGCTCGAGCAATTCCACGCCCGACATGCCGACCATGCGGATGTCCGTGATGGCGACATCCACGCGGTTTTGCTTGGCAAGCTCGATCGCGCGCGCGCCGTCGTTGGCCATGAGTAAATTGTATTCTTCCTTGAAGACGACACGGAGGGACTGGCGCGGACCTTCTTCGTCGTCCACGATCAACAACGTGCGTTTTATGGGGGCTGGATCTAGCTCTGCTAAATTGGTCGCATGCATGGCTAATGATTAACTGCCACTATCACCGTCGCCGAGTCACAGATTTGCTGATACTTGTGTCAGAAAAACAGGAAGTTCACAAGTAGAATCACTCTCGGCCTCGGGACATGCAACGCAAAGGCCTCTGCGCCAATTAATTAATATGAAATCCCTCGGCGGGCGCGACCGGCAGGGTGATGCGCACTACGCCGGAACTGCCGCCTTTGGAGGCGACAATTTCGAGTTTCCCATGATGACGCTCGATGATCTTGCGGCTCACGGTCAAGCCGAGGCCGAGTCCAACATTGCGCGTCGTGAAGAATGGGGTGGGAATTTTCTCGCTCGCATCGGCCTTGAAGCCCGCGCCGTTATCGAGGATTTCAATCTCGACATCCTTCGGCGCTTCGCCATTGGCGTCGGCGCGGATATTCACGCCGATTTTCGGGTCGGTCGGATTTGCCTGAAGCGCATTGAGCATGACTTCGGACAAGGCGTGCTTGAGAGCGGTGCGGTCGCCCTTGACGATGATGGGCTTGGCACCGTTTTTGTATTCGAGGCGCGAGGCTTTGGCAGACTGATGCTTCTGTGCTTCTTCAAAGGCATCGGCAATCAGGCCTTCCATCGGGAACGCTTCCATGCTCACCGCCGAATCACGCGCGAGAAACCGCATCTGATTGATGAGGCGCGAAACGCGTTTGATGCCGTCAGCCATTGCGATTTCGAGCGTGGCGCGAAATTCAGGATCCTTATAGCGTTCCTTCAACAGTTGCTGATGCGTGGAAAGCGGGACGAGCGCGTTGCCGATCTCGTGCGCGAGGCGGTCAGCCATCGTAGTGACAAGACGCAGATTGGCGGCTTCGATCTCCAACTTGCGCAACTGTTCGGATTGCGTCAGATCGTCCGCCATTAATAATGCCGAGGCGGGCAGAACCGAACCTTGTTTCTGGAATGGAACCACGCTGACATTGAAAACGGCGTTCTGCGAATCTTCCGGCTGATATTTGAAAGTCGCGATGGCCGTGCCGGTCTTGAGCACCTGATAAACCTTGCTGCCGAGCGCGGGCGGCAGATCGCTGAACTCCAATTCGCCATTGCGGCGGCTGCCTTTGCTGAAACAATTACGCGCCGCTTTGTTCGCGTGGATGATGGTCAAGTCCTGGCGAACGACCAGGCACGCGCCGCTCAACTGGCGAAAAATATCCGCCATCATCTCGTGGTTCGCGGCCAACTGGTCGTGCAGCCAGATATTCTTGATCGCCAGCGCAAGCTCTTCGAGCAAATGGAAAATCAATTCCAGTTCGCCATTGACGAGCGGTTCGCCCGTGAGTCGCCCGTCAAAAACGGCGATGCCGATCAGCACTTCGCGGTCGAGAATGGGAATCGCCACTTGCGCGCCGAGCAACTCAAACTCCTGTTGCATTTCGACATCATGGCGGGCTTCTTCGCTGTTGCGGCGCAGGATGCGTCCGGAACGGAAAATATGGCCGCCAATGCCGCTCTCGAATGAAAGTTCAAAATGTTCCAGCAGGCCGTTTGGCAAACCCATCGCACACGCCTTGCGCAGCGACCGGGTGTCTTCCGTGGCATTTTTACCGGTGAACATGACGGAAGGTTCGCGCAGGAAAATCGCGGCGCGATTCACGCCCACGGTCTCGCGCAGGAGCAGCAAAAACTTTTTGAGCATCGCTTCCGAGTCCAGCGAGTGTGTCAGGATGGCGGAGAAATGCCGCAACACTTCCAGCGCCTGCAAAACGTGTTGGGAAACGGGCGCGGCGGGCCGCGCGGATTCCATCTGGCGCAACATCGGCTGGTTGCTGCCGCTCGCCGAGGGATTACTGACCGGCGCTGGTTTGCTGAAAATGCGTTCGAGAATATTATTGAGCAGGCGCGGACGGATGGGCTTGGTCAGGACCTGCGAGACTCCTTTGAGATAGGCTTCTTCTTCCCAGTCGCGCTGGGCGGCGCTGGTGAAAACAATCAGCGGGCAATTTGGAAGCTGGCGGCGAAGTTTTTCGATGACCCAGGTGGCGCGGACATCAGCGGTTTCAAGGTCCAGGATACATGCACTGAGCAGTCCACGGTGGAGCAAAGGCTCGGCCTCTTCGAGGTTGCTGCAATGGACGATCCGGTAGTTCTCAAGATTCAGCCCCGCCCGGATCGCCTCCGGAAACTCCGGATGTTCCGCAAGAATCAAAAGCGTTTTCATAGGCTCGTGCCTTTCACGAAAGTATGGGCGCGAAAGCCGGTATGACAAGAAGTATTTGGAGAAGCGCCCCCAACCCAGAGCGGAGGAACCATTCCGCTACCCAATTTTTTTCCGCAAGCATCTATGCAAATATACATCGTTTTTGAGCCAGTTGACGGTGATTTCCTGATTTGCATCAGGACGGCGTTTTAATTACCTATTAGCTGGAGCAAATGCAACGGGAGGAAATACTGACATTGGTGTCCGTAAAAATCCCATTGGGATATAGGACGAATATTCAATCCCTTAATGATCAAAATAAAAAAAATTCCGGATCATTTTTCGCCACGGATGGAACACGGACGAAACACGGAATAGCTGCAAAAAAACTAACTCGGAAATTGGTAACTCATCGGTTTCCCAAAATCCGTGTTTAATTCGTGTTCCATCCGTGGCTAAGAAAACTTGAAACTTCCCCCTATTCTGACGTCAGCATTTTTTCCCACAGCGCATTATTCAACAATACTTTTTGCAGAAGCTCGGGATTTTCCTCGCTCACGGCGGGTTGATTCGGGTTGGCCAGCAGGCGCACGCTGAAGACGGTTCCGTGGGGCTTCGCGCTCCGCGCCTCGATGCGTCCACCGTGATGATGCACGATGAAATAGCACGCGATCAGGCTGATGCCGTATTCCTGCGGACTGTCCGCGCGCAACACGAACGGATCGAACATCACGCGCAACGCCTCCGCCGACAGGCCAGGACCATTGTCCTCGATCTCGAGAATAATTTCGCGGCGTTGTCCGGTGGATTCCGGCGATACGCGCGCCGAGAATGTGATTTCACTGCCCGCCGGCAAACTCGCGATTTCGTCCTTCAACAATAACTCGAACAGGCGGATGAACTTCGGCTGGTCCACCATCAACGGCGGCAACGTGTCGGGAATGTGATTGATCACTTTCAGTTTCGCCGCGTCCAGGCGCGGTTTCATGGCGGTCAAAACTTTCGCCACGATTTCATCCAGTCGGATTTTGTCGGCGAATTGAAAGGGCGGCCGTTCCGAGGCGAGCCACAAATCCTTGAGCAGGTCGTTGATCTTTTCGATCTGGCCTTGCACGTTCTGGTAATAATCCTTCCAGAAATCCGGGTTGCGCAAATTCCCGAGGTCCACTTTCTCCTCCTGTAATTTCATCGGCGTCAAATCCAGAAAAGTTTTCACCGCGACGAGCGAATTGCGGATGTGATGGCTCAACCCCGCCGCGAGCAATCCCAAACTGACCACGCGGTCGGCCACCATCATCTGGTGGAGCACGGCGGTTTTTTCGCGCAGGAGCTGGTCGCGCTCTTGTTGCACCATGAAATATTCCAGGCCGCGCTTGAGCGTGATCTCCAACTGCGGCGGGTCCCACGGTTTATTCACGAATTTATAAATCGCGCCAGTGTTCACCGCGGCGACGACCGCCTCGGTGTCCGTGTAGCCGGTGGCCATGACGCGGATGATGTGCGGGCGCAGTTGGCGCACCTGTTCGAGCAGCCACACGCCTTTTTCACCGGGCATGCGCTGGTCGGTCATGAGCAAGCCGATCTCGTCCTTGTGTTCCTCCAGCAATTTCAAACCTTCCTGCGCGCTGTTGGCGGTCATGATCCAAAATTCATCGCCGAATGCGCGCGAAAAAGATTTCAAGGATTTCTCTTCGTCGTCCACATAAAGCACGGCGAATTTTTTGTAGTTAGGCAGGCTGCTCATAAATTTTATGCGGCGGTTTGGGTCACGGCGACGTCGGCGGCCACGAAGGGAAATTCCAGCCGGAACTCGGAATATTTCCCGCGCGCGCTCTGGACGGAAATGCGCCCCTGATATTCGTGCACGATGCGATAACAAATCGTCAGGCCCAGGCCCATGCCTTCGCCAACGTCCTTGGTCGTGAAGAATGGGTCGAACACCTTATCCAGCGCCTGCGCTTCGATGCCTTCGCCATTATCGCGCACGGTGACGATGACTTTGCCGCTTTCAACGCGGCCTTCGATGCTGATCTTCGGCTGCTCATCGTCCGCGAAATTTTTCCGCCGCACGGCGTCGAGCGAATTTTGCAACAGGTTCACGAACACTTGCAGCAGTTTGTTGCGATTGCCGTGGATCAACAGATGTTCCGGCAATTTCTGTTCGACCAGCACCTTGTCCTTCCATTCGCTGCTGAGAAAACGCAGCGCGGAACCAACGATCAGCGGCACTTCGACGGCATCGCGCATTTCCGTGTCGGGATGCGTGAACGATTTCAAGTCCGACACGATGCTGCGCACGCGCGCGATGCCTTCATTCACTTCGTCGAGCACTTCGCCGTACTCCGCCTGCTGTTCGGGAGCGACGTGTTGGCGCTTCTTTTGCAGCGTGTAAAGCCCGGTCGTGGCGTAGTTCAACGGATTGTTGATCTCATGCAGGATGCCCGCGCTCATGCGGCCGAGCGAAGCCATCTTCTCGGTTTGCACGAGCAGCGTCTCGGTTTCCTTGAGTTGCTCGATAGTCTTTTCGAGCACTTGTTTTTGCCGCGCCAGGTTCATCCGATTTTGGTGCGACTCGACCAGATTGCGCACGCGCACGTGCAGTTCAGAAGTTGAAAACGGTTTCGAGAGAAAGTCATTCGCGCCGGCGGAGAGCGCGGTCAGTTTCGTTTCCTCATCCGCGCGCGCGGTGAGAATGACGATGGGAATCAGTTGCGTGCTCGGCTGCTGGCGCAATTCGCGGCAAACCTGCAAGCCATCTTTCTCCGGCATGTTCATGTCCAGCAGAATGACATCCGGCACAACCGCGAGCGCTTTGTCCACGGCTTGCTGGCCGTCCACGGCTTCGACGACATTATAATGGCCGTGTAATTGCGATTTAAGAAACCGCAACATATCCGGTTCGTCGTCTGCCACCAGCAGCGTCGGCTGCGAACTGTTCTTTTGCACCACGAGCGTTTGCGGTTTGTCCTGAGCAGTCGCCGTGACGGGAAATAATTCCGCGCGCCGATACAAATTTGACAGCCATTCCTCCGATTGCACCGCGGGTGCAGGCGCATCGGCAGACTTGGCGGCAATGGCGGGTGCGGGCGCATTGTTGACAACGGGCGTCGCGGACTCGGCGGCCAAAGGCGCAGGTAAAGCAGGCTCCGTTTTCGCAACCGCCGGACCTTCCGCTTGCATGTACGGCAGAATGACAGTGAACGTCGTTCCCTTCCCTTCCTCGCTCGTCACGGAAACTTTGCCGCCCTGGATTTCCGTCAATTCTTTCACCAGCGACAAACCGATGCCCACGCCCTGGTATTTTCGCTTGGACGAATTGTCCGCTTGCCAGAACCGGTCGAACACGAACGGCAAATTCTTCGCCGAAATTCCGACGCCAGTATCTTCAACCGTCAAGGCGATTTGTTCCATCCGCAAGAACACGCGCAATGTCACGCAACCCCCCGCAGGAGTAAATTTGAGCGCGTTGAAAACCAGATTCAGCACGGTCTTTTCCAGCTTGTCGCGATCCACCAGCACCGCGCCCAATTCCGGCTGCACCTCGTTCACCAGCTTCAAGCCCTTGATGTCCGCCATCTGTTGCGCCGCGCCCATCAAGCCGCGCACGAACGCCAGCATCTCGACCGGTTCGCGTCTCACTTCCATGCGACCCGATTCAAGCCGCACCAAGTCAAGCAAATCGTTGATCAATTTCAGCAACCGCATGCCGTTGCCGTGCATGATCGAAAGCAAATTGCGCGTCTGCTCATCGAATTGCTGGCTGCGGCTATGCAGCATGCTTTCCAGCGGCGAAAGCAACAGCGTCAGCGGCGTGCGCAACTCATGGCTGATGTTCGCGAAGAACCGGTTCTTGATCTGGTCCAATTCCTTCAATTTCTCGTTGCTCTCGGCCAGCAACGCGCGGCTCTTGTCCAATTCGTAACGCAACGTGAATTCGCGAAAGCGCAACTGATTGAAAAAATAATTGCCGGTGACGACGATGATTCCGGTCAACCCGAGAAAATAAAGATTGTTGAAAATGTCCTTGGAGTGCTCGCCGATGCCTTGCGGGACGCACGCCGCGAAATACATGATCAACACCCCGATCACCGCGAGCAGCGATTCCAGCGTGCTCCAATGCACCACCACGCTCACCGCCAGCAAAATCAGATTCAATCCCGCGTAATACGGCGAGTCCGGTTTGTGCAGAACGTAGATCATCCACGCGATCGAACCGGCGGGCAGGAGTGCGATGGGCAATCCCAGCACTTTGTAGTTCTTCCGCCCGAATTTCGTGAAGTGCAAAACGAAAATCCCCGAGACGAGAAACGATACGATCAGCCGGGCGACGAGAAACGTGAGCGTTTTTTCGGGATACATCGCGTAGTCAAGCGTCACGCCCGCGGGCATGAGTACGACCACCAGCGCCGACGCCACCTTGCCGGTGCTGATCCGTTCCTGCTGCTCGTTCTTGAGGAACGCAGCTTTGAATTCGGGATCTTTCAGTAGCGCGGACTCAGGCATGGGCGGACTTTCTTACTTCAAGAATCACGTTCACTCCGGTGACGTCGCCATAGACTTCCACATTTTCGTCCTCGGCTTTTTGCGGGCGCAGCGTGCGGAATTGCGCGCCGTTGCGGTAAATCAAATTCCAATCGAGCAGATGTTCCATGCCGTTGCGCATCGGGTTGGAAGGCTCCACATTCGTCGCCAGCACCAAACCGCCGGGCAATGTCATGTCGTAGAAAATATTCATCAGATGCTTGCACGCCGGGTCGGCAAGGTAATCGAACAGACCGGCGCAATAAACCATGTCGTACTTGGGTTGTTCGCCGCGTGGCCGCGCGTATTCCTTGAGCACTTGCAGCACCGATTTCTTTTGCAGTTGCACCTCAGTGCGACGGCTGTGGTTCCGCACCATCGTGGACAATCTTCCCTGCGTGTATTGCAGCGTCTCGTCGTTGAAATCGAGCAACGTGAATTGCGCGT is a window of Verrucomicrobiia bacterium DNA encoding:
- a CDS encoding Rieske 2Fe-2S domain-containing protein is translated as MGTAYVAVQWNRQKRFYDAVLIGGVAIYLGLFAVLTEKLFPYVTDEIMIMRAFGTAAFLLLHVILCIGPLCRLNPKYLPLLYNRRHAGVTMFILALVHAIFVLATYHAGGDVNPFLAIFVSTPFKGTIFTVPFQAFGFFALVILFLMAATSHDFWLANLSAPVWKSLHMLVYVAYALLVLHVVFGILQSETSPVYTVAVAIGFVTVASVHLKAARREIRLDAEWHIGQPPEEFVDVCAVSDIPENRARMICLSDERVAIFKYDGKISAVSNVCQHQNGPLGEGKIVSGCITCPWHGYQYQPDTGASPPPFVEKVPTFNVRVKNGRVLVQRKPNPAGVRAEPALITT
- a CDS encoding hybrid sensor histidine kinase/response regulator — encoded protein: MDDEEGPRQSLRVVFKEEYNLLMANDGARAIELAKQNRVDVAITDIRMVGMSGVELLEHLKAVDPAIEVIMLTAYETVDTLRFALRLGACDYLNKPFDISTMRKAVASAMERRSLGEEIRNNSDQLQELQKELQNQKTNEEITRTRGEIYASIIHDINGPLTVISGFIQLMSQRIGASNRLEGDDLDFVKDRLKTITRQVTNCIEISRRYLSFLRQKPEENPAVIVNHILTDLNQLIRVHPSVKENEFHIEPMTEEVAIKINGTDLIQILLNLAVNGFQCTPEKHSVRISGHRVHQPLDLSKFVDGPEDRLINRENFRNFGPLLAVTVCDTGPGIPAEVLPKIFDPYFTTKSVSQGTGLGLNVVQRLIKEAKAACHVHTKIGEGTTFTLYLPAVGSVSV
- a CDS encoding hybrid sensor histidine kinase/response regulator; translation: MSSLPNYKKFAVLYVDDEEKSLKSFSRAFGDEFWIMTANSAQEGLKLLEEHKDEIGLLMTDQRMPGEKGVWLLEQVRQLRPHIIRVMATGYTDTEAVVAAVNTGAIYKFVNKPWDPPQLEITLKRGLEYFMVQQERDQLLREKTAVLHQMMVADRVVSLGLLAAGLSHHIRNSLVAVKTFLDLTPMKLQEEKVDLGNLRNPDFWKDYYQNVQGQIEKINDLLKDLWLASERPPFQFADKIRLDEIVAKVLTAMKPRLDAAKLKVINHIPDTLPPLMVDQPKFIRLFELLLKDEIASLPAGSEITFSARVSPESTGQRREIILEIEDNGPGLSAEALRVMFDPFVLRADSPQEYGISLIACYFIVHHHGGRIEARSAKPHGTVFSVRLLANPNQPAVSEENPELLQKVLLNNALWEKMLTSE
- a CDS encoding ATP-binding protein produces the protein MKTLLILAEHPEFPEAIRAGLNLENYRIVHCSNLEEAEPLLHRGLLSACILDLETADVRATWVIEKLRRQLPNCPLIVFTSAAQRDWEEEAYLKGVSQVLTKPIRPRLLNNILERIFSKPAPVSNPSASGSNQPMLRQMESARPAAPVSQHVLQALEVLRHFSAILTHSLDSEAMLKKFLLLLRETVGVNRAAIFLREPSVMFTGKNATEDTRSLRKACAMGLPNGLLEHFELSFESGIGGHIFRSGRILRRNSEEARHDVEMQQEFELLGAQVAIPILDREVLIGIAVFDGRLTGEPLVNGELELIFHLLEELALAIKNIWLHDQLAANHEMMADIFRQLSGACLVVRQDLTIIHANKAARNCFSKGSRRNGELEFSDLPPALGSKVYQVLKTGTAIATFKYQPEDSQNAVFNVSVVPFQKQGSVLPASALLMADDLTQSEQLRKLEIEAANLRLVTTMADRLAHEIGNALVPLSTHQQLLKERYKDPEFRATLEIAMADGIKRVSRLINQMRFLARDSAVSMEAFPMEGLIADAFEEAQKHQSAKASRLEYKNGAKPIIVKGDRTALKHALSEVMLNALQANPTDPKIGVNIRADANGEAPKDVEIEILDNGAGFKADASEKIPTPFFTTRNVGLGLGLTVSRKIIERHHGKLEIVASKGGSSGVVRITLPVAPAEGFHIN
- a CDS encoding ATP-binding protein; its protein translation is MPESALLKDPEFKAAFLKNEQQERISTGKVASALVVVLMPAGVTLDYAMYPEKTLTFLVARLIVSFLVSGIFVLHFTKFGRKNYKVLGLPIALLPAGSIAWMIYVLHKPDSPYYAGLNLILLAVSVVVHWSTLESLLAVIGVLIMYFAACVPQGIGEHSKDIFNNLYFLGLTGIIVVTGNYFFNQLRFREFTLRYELDKSRALLAESNEKLKELDQIKNRFFANISHELRTPLTLLLSPLESMLHSRSQQFDEQTRNLLSIMHGNGMRLLKLINDLLDLVRLESGRMEVRREPVEMLAFVRGLMGAAQQMADIKGLKLVNEVQPELGAVLVDRDKLEKTVLNLVFNALKFTPAGGCVTLRVFLRMEQIALTVEDTGVGISAKNLPFVFDRFWQADNSSKRKYQGVGIGLSLVKELTEIQGGKVSVTSEEGKGTTFTVILPYMQAEGPAVAKTEPALPAPLAAESATPVVNNAPAPAIAAKSADAPAPAVQSEEWLSNLYRRAELFPVTATAQDKPQTLVVQKNSSQPTLLVADDEPDMLRFLKSQLHGHYNVVEAVDGQQAVDKALAVVPDVILLDMNMPEKDGLQVCRELRQQPSTQLIPIVILTARADEETKLTALSAGANDFLSKPFSTSELHVRVRNLVESHQNRMNLARQKQVLEKTIEQLKETETLLVQTEKMASLGRMSAGILHEINNPLNYATTGLYTLQKKRQHVAPEQQAEYGEVLDEVNEGIARVRSIVSDLKSFTHPDTEMRDAVEVPLIVGSALRFLSSEWKDKVLVEQKLPEHLLIHGNRNKLLQVFVNLLQNSLDAVRRKNFADDEQPKISIEGRVESGKVIVTVRDNGEGIEAQALDKVFDPFFTTKDVGEGMGLGLTICYRIVHEYQGRISVQSARGKYSEFRLEFPFVAADVAVTQTAA